The genomic window TTGCGATGGTCCGGGATCCGCACGTAGCTCAGCGGCATGCGCCTCGAACCCCATCGATCCTTGTACCGGCACAGTCCGTGGTTGGAAAGGCTGGTCCTCCCGAAGTCAAAGGTGACGCATCCCTCCCGCCGAGCCGTTCGGATGGCCTCCCACATCAACAACTGATTTGCTCTCAGATGTGAAAACCGGTCATCGGAAGCGCCGTACTTGTAATAGGCTTTACGTCCGAACCGGAGGATAACGACTCCGGCGATGACCCTGCGATGATGCCGCGCGAGCAGGACGGTGAGCATTTGCTTCGGCCCGAGCGTGTCATGGAGGCGCCGGAAGAACGCGAAAGGCTGAACGGGCACCCCCTGCCTTCTGCGGGTTATCGCATGAAGACGGTAGAACTCCTTCATCCCGTGCAGATCGCCCTCGACGATTTCGATATCGTTCTTCCCGGCCGATCTCACCGCCCTCTGGACGCAGTTTTTATGAAAGGACCCGAACAGAACATCCTCCCCGGGGGAGAGGTCCAGCACATGGCAGCAATACTCGGGTCTGCCCTCGATACCCGGAGGACGGTCGGCATCTGAGAACCGCAGCTCCACAAACTTTGCACCCAGGTCCGACCCGGACCGCGCGATACTGTCGATCAACGCTTCAGCGGCATCGGAGTCCGCGGAGAGCGGATCGCAGCTGTCGGAAAACGGGAAGGCGACAATCCTTTTCCCCGTGAGAGGGCTGTTGACGTAGGCCG from Syntrophobacter fumaroxidans MPOB includes these protein-coding regions:
- a CDS encoding lipid II:glycine glycyltransferase FemX; translated protein: MKIIVKEQPPDGWDTFIEGHPCGSIYHHGLWQEVITRTYGYRPMYHFTLEPGGRIASGALAAYVNSPLTGKRIVAFPFSDSCDPLSADSDAAEALIDSIARSGSDLGAKFVELRFSDADRPPGIEGRPEYCCHVLDLSPGEDVLFGSFHKNCVQRAVRSAGKNDIEIVEGDLHGMKEFYRLHAITRRRQGVPVQPFAFFRRLHDTLGPKQMLTVLLARHHRRVIAGVVILRFGRKAYYKYGASDDRFSHLRANQLLMWEAIRTARREGCVTFDFGRTSLSNHGLCRYKDRWGSRRMPLSYVRIPDHRKSEVFDESSRLHGYLKEIMSRLPLSMIRLSGELFYKHLA